ATTGCAGCAATATGATGTCATCGTACCAAAAAAGCGCCATTATTATATTGAATCGAATTATTCACATTACGTTCACGCACATCATCGGGAACCACTGGACATGATGCGAACGGTTATTAGTGAACGTCATGCCGCCTACTTAGATGATTTTGATCAGTTGATGCATCAAACGTCGGCGCACATGTTTAACATGATGATTATGGCGGGTCCTAAGTTTGACGACTATGCCAAATGGGTCTTTGATATTCTGTTTGCTGTGTGTGACCGGATCGATATTGCGGATTACGATGTCCAAGAAGCTCGCGTTTTCGGGTACTTATCTGAGTTCCTATTGGACGTGTGGATCAACCATAACCAACTTAAGTACGTGGAAGTCCCGGTAATGTACATGGAAAAGCAACAGTTACCGGCGAAAGCGTATAATCTGTTGAAACGTAAGTTCTTTCCACAAGCTGCCAAGCGGACCCATTTTTAACGTTTGACATTTCAATTTAATGCAGACAAATTGAAGTGTTGAGTAGGTGATCCTGGTGTACCATGAACATCAAGTAACGTGTATCGATAACCACCAGTACGCGTTTAATAGTGACCAGGTCATATTAATAGGACTGACTTGTTAACGACAGATAGTTTAGTTCACGATACTTGAGTGGTGACAAACCTACAGTCTTTTTGAATGTTTTTGAGAACGTAGGGGTGTCATAAAAGTGCAATAAAGATGCGATTTTACCGACAGATAGCTACGTTGTAGTAACAAACGCTTGGCTTCTGATAATTTAATATGCTGAATATACGCATTAATTGAAAATCCTAGTTCTTTTTTGAACAGTTTTTGGGTGTAATCATTGTTCAAGTTTAAAGTATGCAGAACTCCATGACTGTTAGTAAGTTCTTGTGGATGGGCACTGATGTAATAAGCCGTTAAAGCCACTTGTTTTGATAGATTCTGGTAAGAAACATGAAAGTCGAAGTTGTCTAATAAATTGAAATAAGTAGTAATGATATCATTGCTTAATGGCCAAAATGTCGATGATGTACAAGGTGATTTTTTAATAAAATTAAAGAAATATAATCGCAATTTTAGGAAGTCATTTAGGTTGAGATTGTGGGTATAACTAGCTGCTGTTAAGCTACCAATTAAGCCCAGTAGAAGTTGATTAAGTATTTCTGCATCGATACAATTTATAGGATGAACTTCCTTGAATTTATTGATGCGACTAATTGCGTGATCGAAATCACGTATTTTAAAAAAGTGTATCAGATCATGTTCCAATAATGAAAAATTTAAAATGAATTCTTGCTCGGATGATGAGATACGCAAGGGAGTAAAGCGTGCAATGTTCATAATTAGAGACCTTCCATCATAATTATTAAATTTGATATTTTGCAATACAAATCATTCATGGACAACACAAAAATTATTAAATGTAATTTATTTTGTAGTAGAAAGATGTTACCATTATGATTAATTAAGGCAACAAGGTAACTTTAGCATGCTTTTGTAAAAAATCGTGCTATATATTCTGCGTTATCAAATAGGTAATGCTATACTTATCGTGAATTTAACTGAGAAACTTTAATTATAATGTCCCATTTTACACCTATCCTTTCGCATGATTTTTTACAAAATCGTGCGAAAGGATAGATTTTTATGTTAAAAAAGGATAATTTTGGAGAGCATAAAACACACTATAAGCTTTATAAATGTGGAAAAAACTGGGCTATTATGGGGATTACGTTGGTTTCATTGGGGGTAGGTACTGTTACTATGACACGGGCCGCCGCAGCAGATTCCGAAGTGACGAACGATTCAGCATCTCAACATGTGACGAGCATCTCTACTGATGCGTCTAAAAATCAGCATACGTCTAGTAATGTGATTCTTACAAATGATGATAAAAGTGTTAGTGCATCAATTAATCAAGACGCTAGCGCGAGTGTTGTCAATAAGGCGGTCAGCGCAACTAGCCAAGAAAATAGTAGCGTTCAAAATACTAGTCAGGCAACCAGTACAAGCAAACAAGAATCCAGTAGTGCGAAAAATACTAGTCAGGCAACCAGTACAAGCAATCAAGAAGCTAACAGTGCCAAGAGTATTAATCAAGCGACCCGTACAAGCAATCAAGAATCCAGTAGTACGAAAAATACTAGTCAGACAACCAGTACAAGCAATCAAGAAGCTAACAGTGCCAAGAGTATTAATCAAGCGACCCGTACAAGCAATCAAGAATCCAGTAGTGCGAAAAATACTAGTCAGACAACCAGTACAAGTAGTCGGAAGATTAATAGCACTAAAAGCCAAGCCCAATCATTAACAACTACGACTACGGGCAAAGCGGTTCGTGCTACCTCGACTAGTGTTAAAAAGTACTCCACCAAGACAAAAGTGTCATATAGCACATTGTTACAGCAGCTTCGTACAAGTAAAGCGTTGATCTCTGATGAAGCGGCCTTGACTCATGTAGACAAGGACAATTTCCTAAAGTATTTTAGTTTGAACGGATCTGCAACATATGATGCCAAGACGGGAATTGTAACTATTACGCCCAATCAAAATAATCAAGTTGGTAATTTTTCATTAACCAGTAAGATTGATATGAATAAAAGCTTTACATTAACTGGTCAGGTAAATCTGGGGTCTAACCCGAATGGTGCGGATGGAATTGGGTTTGCTTTTCACAGTGGCAATACAACTGACGTGGGAAATGCTGGTGGTAATTTAGGTATTGGTGGATTGCAAGACGCTATCGGGTTCAAGCTAGACACATGGTTTAATAGCTACCAAGCACCATCATCAGATAAAAATGGGAGTGAAATCTCATCAACAAATTCTAATGGCTTTGGTTGGAATGGTGACTCAGCCAACGCACCATATGGCACCTTTGTCAAGACGAGTAACCAAGAAATTTCGACTGCGAATGGTTCTAAGGTACAGCGATGGTGGGCTCAAGATACAGGAGAGTCGCAGGCGTTAAGTAAAGCGGATATTGATGGTAACTTTCATGATTTTGTAGTTAACTATGATGGTGCTACAAGAACGTTAACCGTTAGTTATACGCAAGCTAGTGGTAAAGTATTAGCTTGGAAGACGACTGTTGCCAGTTCTTATCAAGCAATGGCCATGGTTGTCAGTGCATCAACTGGTGCAGCTAAAAATTTACAACAATTTAAGTTGACTAGCTTCGATTTTCAAGAAGCAGCGACTGTGAATGTAAAATATGTTGATACTACTGGACATCAGCTAGCTCAAGGAACAGCTAATTATCCAGATGGAGCGTATGTCAATGGTCGGTACACCACTAAACAATTAATAATTCCCAATTATAGATTTATTAAGATGGATGATGGCTCAGTTACCGGCACAAAAAGTTTAGATGCCAATGGAACCTTAATCCAATCGGGTGACAATGGTACTGTTATCTATGTATATGTGCCTGAATATATGGCTATTGTCAAGACAGTTAACGAAACTATTAATTATGTTGATGAAAATGGTCATGCGTTGACCACTAGCTACACCGCCAATCCCATCCATATATTGACCGTGACGAATCCGGTGGATGGAACGACGACAACCTACTATTCAACAATTACAACATCGATAGAACTAGATGCGACAACTGGTAGACCAGTCGATTCTGGATGGGTATTGGGTAATAGTCAAGATTTCGATGCAGTTACAAATCCACAAATCAAGGGCTATACAGTAACAAGTACTGATGCGCCTAATTCAGATTTGCAGCATGTGTCAGCGCAGACGGTTACTGGTGATTCTGGTGACCTTGAATTTACCGTCGTGTACACCAAGAATGTCCCAATCGTGGCAACGGAAAGTAAAACGGTCAATGAGACTATTCATTATGTTTATACGGATGGAACTACAGCCCACGATGACTATGTGGCCCAGCCCATCACGTTTACACGGACTATATTTACAGATGCTGTCACGGGTGAAAAGACATATGGGGGTTGGTCGGCAGCGCAACAATTTGCGGCCGTGGATAGTCCAGCAATTAAGGGCTACACACCAGATCAGAGCAAAATTAGTACGCAGACCGTTACTGGCGATTCCAGTGACCTTGAATTTACCATCGTGTACACCAAGAATGCTCCAACCGTGACAACGGAAAGTAAAACGGTCAATGAGACTATTCATTATGTTTATACGGATGGAACTATAGCCCATGATGATTATGTGGCCCAGCCCATCACGTTTACACGGACTGTATCTACAGATGCTGTCACGGGTGAAAAGACATATGGGGGTTGGTCGGCAGCGCAACAATTTGCGGCCGTGGATAGTCCAGCAATTAAGGGCTACACACCAGATCAGAGCAAAATTAGTACGCAGACCGTTACTGGTGATTCCAGTGACCTTGAATTTACGGTAGTTTATAAGGCTGATAGCACATCAACAAAACCGGTTAAACCAGAACAACCAACGATACCAACAACACCGACAGAACCGGTTAAACCAGGTCAACCAACAACACCGACAGAACCGGTTAAACCAGGTCAACCAACAAC
This Lactiplantibacillus plantarum DNA region includes the following protein-coding sequences:
- a CDS encoding DUF4422 domain-containing protein → MKVQIYVAAHKPYQMPQDPTYRPIFVGAAIHGGAPQNYQPDNVGDNISASNPNFNELTAMYWIWKNCHADVKGLNQYRRYLSEAPKRKLAGILSMTEIESLLQQYDVIVPKKRHYYIESNYSHYVHAHHREPLDMMRTVISERHAAYLDDFDQLMHQTSAHMFNMMIMAGPKFDDYAKWVFDILFAVCDRIDIADYDVQEARVFGYLSEFLLDVWINHNQLKYVEVPVMYMEKQQLPAKAYNLLKRKFFPQAAKRTHF
- a CDS encoding AraC family transcriptional regulator, translating into MNIARFTPLRISSSEQEFILNFSLLEHDLIHFFKIRDFDHAISRINKFKEVHPINCIDAEILNQLLLGLIGSLTAASYTHNLNLNDFLKLRLYFFNFIKKSPCTSSTFWPLSNDIITTYFNLLDNFDFHVSYQNLSKQVALTAYYISAHPQELTNSHGVLHTLNLNNDYTQKLFKKELGFSINAYIQHIKLSEAKRLLLQRSYLSVKSHLYCTFMTPLRSQKHSKRL
- a CDS encoding lectin-like domain-containing protein produces the protein MLKKDNFGEHKTHYKLYKCGKNWAIMGITLVSLGVGTVTMTRAAAADSEVTNDSASQHVTSISTDASKNQHTSSNVILTNDDKSVSASINQDASASVVNKAVSATSQENSSVQNTSQATSTSKQESSSAKNTSQATSTSNQEANSAKSINQATRTSNQESSSTKNTSQTTSTSNQEANSAKSINQATRTSNQESSSAKNTSQTTSTSSRKINSTKSQAQSLTTTTTGKAVRATSTSVKKYSTKTKVSYSTLLQQLRTSKALISDEAALTHVDKDNFLKYFSLNGSATYDAKTGIVTITPNQNNQVGNFSLTSKIDMNKSFTLTGQVNLGSNPNGADGIGFAFHSGNTTDVGNAGGNLGIGGLQDAIGFKLDTWFNSYQAPSSDKNGSEISSTNSNGFGWNGDSANAPYGTFVKTSNQEISTANGSKVQRWWAQDTGESQALSKADIDGNFHDFVVNYDGATRTLTVSYTQASGKVLAWKTTVASSYQAMAMVVSASTGAAKNLQQFKLTSFDFQEAATVNVKYVDTTGHQLAQGTANYPDGAYVNGRYTTKQLIIPNYRFIKMDDGSVTGTKSLDANGTLIQSGDNGTVIYVYVPEYMAIVKTVNETINYVDENGHALTTSYTANPIHILTVTNPVDGTTTTYYSTITTSIELDATTGRPVDSGWVLGNSQDFDAVTNPQIKGYTVTSTDAPNSDLQHVSAQTVTGDSGDLEFTVVYTKNVPIVATESKTVNETIHYVYTDGTTAHDDYVAQPITFTRTIFTDAVTGEKTYGGWSAAQQFAAVDSPAIKGYTPDQSKISTQTVTGDSSDLEFTIVYTKNAPTVTTESKTVNETIHYVYTDGTIAHDDYVAQPITFTRTVSTDAVTGEKTYGGWSAAQQFAAVDSPAIKGYTPDQSKISTQTVTGDSSDLEFTVVYKADSTSTKPVKPEQPTIPTTPTEPVKPGQPTTPTEPVKPGQPTTSTQPVKPGQLTTPAKPDQPMTSDKSVQTITIKFVGQRLPQTNETDQQHMTLSGLLLLAMSGLLGLLGMAKRQHKE